ACCGACTCGATCAACATTACGAGCGGCACATCCGGCCCGCTCTACATTTCCAAGGACAATGCGGGTGGCGGCACGGCGACCGATGGTGGTGCAACAGGTGGAACGACGACAACTCTGACAGTCTCCGCCCTGAGCTCGACCGCAACACTTATCACGTCGGGCGGCTTCCAGGCCGGCGACACGATCACCATTACCGATGGAAACGGGTTTGAACCGGCCTCGATCGAAATCGACGACGAGACGACCGTGAGCGACCTTGTCAGTTTCATTGACAATGTGAAGGGTCTCGATGCGTCGTTCTCGGGGGGCAGCATCAGTCTGATTGGCGAAGTTTCCTTTGATATAACAAGCAGTAACGCCGATTTTAACCGAGCGACGCTTGGCAGCACATCAGGCACTGTCGGATTGTCGGCGGCCGCATCCGAGTTCAAGTCCGACACCGACATCGACAGAACCCTTCAGGCGATCAACGCGGCCCTGGACGAACTCAGGACCGCCGCGAGATCCATGGGTACATCCCTCTCGACGGTGGAAATCAGAACCGATTTCACACAGCAGCTCATCAATACTCTTGAGGTGGGCGCCGGCGAACTGACAATCGCGGACATGAACGAAGAAGGCGCTAACATGCTTGCTTTGCAGACGCGCCAGCAGCTGTCATCGACCGCTTTGTCGCTCGCGAACCAGGCAGATCAGAGCGTCTTGAGTCTGTTCGGTTAACAGCCGGATTGAAAAGCATTAAGGTATCGGCGAAACACGTTAACCAATTTGTTAGTGTTTGACGGCGATACTCAAGCGTGGAGGTCACGGAATGGCGCTCAAGGTCGAGCTAAAACCGGGCGAAAGGATTATCATTGGTGACAGTGTCATCACAAATGACAATCAGCGGACCCGTCTGTTTATCGAAGGCCAGGCCCCCATTCTGCGAGAAAAGGACATTCTCACGCCCGCCACGGCGGACACGCCTGCGAAACGCGTCTATCTGGCCGTTCAGCTTATGTATTTGTCCACGGATCTGGAGAGAATTCAGGAGAATTACTTCACTCTCGTAAACGACATTGTGAAGGCGGCGCCAAGTACAATTCCTTACGTTACTAGAATTAGTAACGCCATCCTAACCGGCGCCTTCTATAAAGCACTGAAAGAAGCACGCAAGCTTATCGAGTATGAAGGGACGCTGATCGGTCATGTACAAACAGGCAGCGCAAGCTTACCAGAAAACGAGCCAGGTGGCGGTGTCACCGAGGGAGCTGGAAGCGAATCTGCTGATGAAAGCCGCAGCCCGGCTGCAGCTGATCAAGGATGAATGGGAAGAGTCCTCGCTTGCCGAAAAAGACGATGCACTGGTCTATAATCGCAAGCTGTGGAGCATACTCGTAACTTCGGCAACCAGTGAAGCAAGCCAGTTGCCGCAGGATATCAAGAACAATATCGCGTCGCTTGCCGTGTTCGTTTTCAAACAGACCATAACGGTGATTACCACGGACGATCCCGAACGTCTCAATTCGCTCATCAGTATCAACCGGGCGATCGCCGAAGGATTGCGCGCGCGCGCCGAAGCCACCGAGTGATCTTCGCACCAGGACGGAAATGAACAAAGCCGGGACCAATGCCCGGCTTTTTTACGTTCGAAACGCGCAGCTTACCCAGTCTGGGTGTGGACTCCACACCTAGAGATAGTCGGAAAGACTGAGGTTGAAGACGATCGACGACGCTCTGTAGGACACTTCGATGTTGTTCTGAAGCTGAAGTATTTCTGCAGCGACCTGGTTCTGGTCGATGCCTTCGATCTCGGCGATCGTGCCTTCATAGGTGCTCTTCATCTGCACATGCCTTTCGCTCGTCAGCGAGACCGTCCTGTGCGTGATCGCAATGTCGGTCGCGATGTCGACAATGCCCGACTGATCGATACCAACCGGCTGCAGGATACCGCGCAGATTGGCCGACAGCTCGTTGTAGTACTCTTCATCGGTCTGTGTGCCGCCGGAAAAGTCGGCTGCCACAAAAGTCGCGAGAGACTGCACCAGTTCCTTCAACGGCGTTTCATTGGCCCTGACCCCGTAACTCACGGTGAGATTGGAATCGATGACCGCATTCTTGTCGGCACGTGCGTCCGTCGTCACGGTGTTGCGCCCGGTGTACCATTCGACCGTCGTCGATGCGCCCGATATCAGTGCCGTCGCGGTGTCGAACGGAGGGCCGTCGACCCGCAACGGCTCCTCACCGGAAAAAGTGGCAAAGAACTCGTCCGATGCCCATTCGTCAGACACGGCACGCAGCGTCGTCTGGGCGTGGTTCTCGATTTCATCCGTTAGGGCAGTCAGGAGGTTCTGTGCTGTCTCCTCCAGATCGGCACCGATCGCGAACGTTCCTTCCACTTCGCTCGTTGAAGCGGCTGTGAGCTCAATGGTGATCGTTTCGGCATGTGTCGGCGGGAGGCTCAGTTC
This region of uncultured Roseibium sp. genomic DNA includes:
- the flaF gene encoding flagellar biosynthesis regulator FlaF, with the translated sequence MYKQAAQAYQKTSQVAVSPRELEANLLMKAAARLQLIKDEWEESSLAEKDDALVYNRKLWSILVTSATSEASQLPQDIKNNIASLAVFVFKQTITVITTDDPERLNSLISINRAIAEGLRARAEATE
- the flbT gene encoding flagellar biosynthesis repressor FlbT; the protein is MALKVELKPGERIIIGDSVITNDNQRTRLFIEGQAPILREKDILTPATADTPAKRVYLAVQLMYLSTDLERIQENYFTLVNDIVKAAPSTIPYVTRISNAILTGAFYKALKEARKLIEYEGTLIGHVQTGSASLPENEPGGGVTEGAGSESADESRSPAAADQG
- a CDS encoding flagellar protein, with the protein product MTFSTITTSRSYLTQQLGDLSSLLSEKTTQLATGKVGTTYGEIGDNRLLDIQLTQKVSLIESYQETITISNLHLETLSMSLERLESLRQDSKSALDSNDFILQDDGQTQTQTRAELLLTEALNILNTEIAGYYIFGGTDAITDPVAALDAIMKGEGGLDGLETYLSEYQQANLGASDNGRLTISPLTTNYAGLVPTDSTFTIAEDGAHDFGFDISSVTSTLTNATLTGPLGVDPDSFDVQFTGQPNLGDSITVELSLPPTHAETITIELTAASTSEVEGTFAIGADLEETAQNLLTALTDEIENHAQTTLRAVSDEWASDEFFATFSGEEPLRVDGPPFDTATALISGASTTVEWYTGRNTVTTDARADKNAVIDSNLTVSYGVRANETPLKELVQSLATFVAADFSGGTQTDEEYYNELSANLRGILQPVGIDQSGIVDIATDIAITHRTVSLTSERHVQMKSTYEGTIAEIEGIDQNQVAAEILQLQNNIEVSYRASSIVFNLSLSDYL